In Humulus lupulus chromosome 6, drHumLupu1.1, whole genome shotgun sequence, a single genomic region encodes these proteins:
- the LOC133781911 gene encoding auxin-induced protein 15A-like → MGFRFPRVSHAKKLIQRSFSSSKDVPKGYLAVYIGENRMKRFVIPVAYLNQPSFQELLSQAEEEFGFDHPMGALTIPCTEDAFIHLISGFNA, encoded by the coding sequence ATGGGTTTCAGATTTCCAAGAGTAAGTCATGCAAAGAAGCTAATTCAGAGATCTTTTTCAAGTTCAAAAGATGTTCCAAAAGGGTATTTGGCAGTTTATATTGGGGAAAACAGAATGAAAAGATTTGTGATCCCTGTGGCATATTTGAATCAGCCATCATTCCAAGAATTGCTCAGTCAAGCTGAAGAAGAATTTGGATTCGATCATCCAATGGGAGCTCTTACTATTCCCTGCACAGAAGACGCCTTCATCCATCTTATTTCTGGCTTCAATGCCTAA
- the LOC133783886 gene encoding auxin-responsive protein SAUR24-like, whose amino-acid sequence MGFRFASLVHAKQLIQKPFSSAKDTPKGFVAVYVGDESRKKRFVIPVTYLNQPSFQDFLSQAEEEFGFDHPMGALTIPCKEDTFIDLISRLSA is encoded by the coding sequence ATGGGTTTTCGCTTTGCTAGCTTAGTTCATGCCAAGCAACTCATTCAGAAACCTTTTTCAAGTGCAAAAGATACTCCAAAGGGCTTTGTGGCAGTTTATGTTGGTGATGAGAGCAGAAAGAAGAGATTTGTGATCCCTGTGACATACTTGAACCAGCCATCATTCCAAGACTTTCTAAGTCAAGCTGAAGAAGAATTTGGATTCGATCATCCAATGGGAGCTCTGACAATTCCCTGCAAAGAAGATACCTTCATCGATCTTATTTCACGCTTAAGCGCCTAA